The following are encoded in a window of Ictalurus punctatus breed USDA103 chromosome 13, Coco_2.0, whole genome shotgun sequence genomic DNA:
- the ppm1bb gene encoding protein phosphatase 1bb isoform X2, translating to MGAFLDKPKTEKHNAHGAGNGLRFGLSSMQGWRVEMEDAHTAVVGLPHGLDDWSFFAVYDGHAGSRVANYCSKHLLEHIISSNEDFRPGHDSVEGVKSGIRSGFLKIDEYMRNFSELRNGMDRSGSTAVGVLLSPEHLYFINCGDSRAVLCRAGQVRFSTQDHKPCNPREKERIQNAGGSVMIQRVNGSLAVSRALGDYDYKCVDGKGPTEQLVSPEPEVFEIPRVPDEDEFVVLACDGIWDVMSNEELCEFVHSRLEVCDDLEKVCNSVVDTCLHKGSRDNMSVVLVCLPNAPKISEEAVKREAELDKFLESRVEEVMEKSGEEGVPDLACVMRNLSAENIPNLPPGGGLASKRSVIEAVYNRLNPHREDDGSGGDLDDPW from the exons ATGGGGGCATTTTTGGACAAGCCGAAAACGGAGAAGCACAATGCCCACGGTGCAGGTAACGGCCTGCGTTTTGGCCTGAGCAGCATGCAGGGCTGGCGAGTGGAGATGGAGGACGCTCACACAGCAGTGGTGGGCCTCCCTCATGGCCTGGATGACTGGTCTTTCTTTGCCGTTTACGATGGGCATGCCGGTTCACGTGTGGCCAACTACTGCTCAAAACACCTACTGGAGCACATTATCAGCAGCAACGAGGACTTCCGGCCTGGTCATGACTCTGTGGAGGGTGTGAAGAGCGGAATTCGCTCTGGGTTTCTGAAGATAGACGAGTACATGCGCAACTTTTCTGAGCTGCGTAATGGTATGGACCGTAGTGGGTCGACGGCTGTGGGCGTGCTGCTCTCGCCCGAGCACCTCTATTTCATCAACTGCGGCGACTCTCGTGCCGTGTTGTGCCGTGCTGGTCAAGTGCGCTTCTCCACTCAGGACCACAAGCCCTGCAACCCCCGTGAGAAGGAGCGCATCCAGAATGCTGGCGGCTCTGTTATGATCCAGCGTGTCAATGGCTCCCTTGCAGTGTCGCGTGCCCTCGGTGACTACGACTACAAGTGTGTGGACGGAAAGGGACCCACGGAGCAGCTGGTGTCGCCTGAGCCTgaggtgttcgagattccacgTGTTCCAGATGAGGATGAGTTTGTGGTGCTGGCTTGTGATGGCATCTGGGACGTCATGAGCAATGAGGAGCTGTGTGAATTTGTGCACTCCCGgctggaggtgtgtgatgaCCTGGAGAAAGTCTGCAACTCTGTAGTGGACACGTGTCTGCACAAA GGCAGTCGTGACAACATGAGTGTTGTGCTGGTGTGTCTGCCCAATGCACCCAAGATATCGGAGGAGGCAGTGAAGAGAGAGGCAGAGCTGGACAAGTTTCTGGAGTCTCGTGTTGAGG AGGTCATGGAGAAGTCAGGAGAGGAAGGTGTCCCGGACCTGGCTTGTGTCATGCGCAACCTCTCTGCTGAGAACATCCCAAACTTACCACCAGGAGGTGGTCTTGCGAGCAA ACGCAGTGTAATTGAGGCCGTGTACAACAGGCTTAACCCACATAGAGAAGATGATGGG